The following coding sequences are from one Microtus pennsylvanicus isolate mMicPen1 chromosome 1, mMicPen1.hap1, whole genome shotgun sequence window:
- the Gpi gene encoding glucose-6-phosphate isomerase, protein MAALTRNPQFQKLQEWHSVNHAELNLRRLFEEDPERFKHFSLNLNTNRGHILVDYSKNLVNKEVMQMLVDLAKSRGVEAARDNMFSGAKINSTEDRAVLHVALRNRSNTAIVVDGRNVMPEVNKVLEKMKSFCQRVRSGEWKGYTGKPITDIINIGIGGSDLGPLMVTEALKPYSSGGPRIWFVSNIDGTHIAKTLACLTPESSLFIIASKTFTTQETITNAETAKEWFLMSAKDPSAVAKHFVALSTNTTKVKEFGIDPQNMFEFWDWVGGRYSLWSAIGLSIALHVGFDHFEQLLSGAHWMDQHFRTAPLDNNAPVLLALLGIWYINCFGCETHAMLPYDQYMHRFAAYFQQGDMESNGKYVTKSGVRVDHQTGPIVWGEPGTNGQHAFYQLIHQGTKMIPCDFLIPVQTQHPIRKGLHHKILLANFLAQTEALMKGKSLEEAKKELQAAGKSPEDLEKLLPHKVFEGNRPTNSIVFTKLTPFILGALIAMYEHKIFVQGIIWDINSFDQWGVELGKQLAKKIEPELEGSSAVTSHDSSTNGLISFIKQQRDIKIE, encoded by the exons ATGGCCGCGCTCACCCGGAACCCGCAGTTCCAGAAGCTGCAGGAATGGCACAGTGTGAACCACGCCGAGCTCAACCTGAGGAGACTTTTTGAAGAGGATCCAGAGCGCTTCAAACACTTCAG CTTGAACCTCAACACCAACCGTGGGCATATTCTGGTGGATTACTCCAAGAACCTTGTGAACAAGGAGGTGATGCAGATGCTGGTGGACCTG GCTAAGTCCAGGGGCGTGGAGGCTGCACGGGACAACATGTTCAGTGGTGCGAAGATCAACTCCACCGAG GATCGGGCAGTGCTGCATGTGGCCCTCCGGAACCGCTCTAACACAGCCATTGTGGTGGATGGCAGAAACGTGATGCCGGAGGTcaacaaggtgctggagaagatgAAGTCCTTCTGCCAG CGGGTCCGGAGCGGCGAATGGAAGGGGTACACCGGCAAACCCATCACAGATATCATCAACATTGGCATCGGAGGCTCTGACCTG GGACCTCTCATGGTGACTGAAGCTCTCAAGCCCTACTCCTCAGGAGGTCCCCGCATCTGGTTTGTCTCTAACATCGATGGAACCCACATTGCCAAAACATTGGCCTGCCTGACCCCCGAGTCTTCCCTGTTTATAATTGCCTCCAAG ACCTTCACCACCCAGGAGACCATCACTAATGCAGAGACAGCGAAGGAGTGGTTTCTCATGTCGGCCAAGGAT CCATCCGCAGTTGCAAAGCACTTTGTGGCCCTGTCTACGAACACA ACCAAAGTGAAGGAGTTCGGAATTGACCCTCAAAACATGTTCGAGTTCTGGGAT TGGGTAGGCGGCCGCTACTCGCTGTGGTCAGCCATTGGACTTTCCATCGCTCTGCACGTGG GTTTTGACCACTTCGAACAGCtgctctctggggctcactggatg GACCAGCACTTCCGCACGGCACCCCTGGATAACAATGCTCCTGTCCTGCTGGCTCTTCTGGGCATCTGGTATATCAACTGCTTTGGGTGTGAGACCCACGCCATGCTGCCATATGACCAGTATATGCACCGTTTTGCTGCCTACTTCCAGCAG GGCGACATGGAGTCCAATGGGAAGTATGTCACCAAGTCCGGTGTCCGGGTAGACCACCAGACAGGCCCCATTGTGTGGGGGGAGCCAGGGACCAATGGCCAACATGCATTCTACCAGCTTATCCACCAAG GCACCAAGATGATACCCTGTGATTTCCTCATCCCCGTCCAGACCCAGCACCCCATACGGAAAGGTCTGCATCACAAG ATCCTCCTGGCCAACTTCTTGGCCCAGACTGAGGCCCTGATGAAGGGAAAGTCACTCGAAGAGGCTAAGAAGGAACTCCAGGCTGCAGGAAAGAGCCCAGAGGACCTGGAGAAGCTCTTGCCACACAAG GTGTTTGAAGGAAATCGCCCAACCAATTCGATTGTGTTCACCAAGCTCACACCATTCATTCTGGGAGCCTTGATTG CCATGTATGAACACAAGATCTTCGTTCAGGGCATCATCTGGGACATCAACAGCTTCGACCAGTGGGG TGTGGAGCTGGGGAAACAGCTGGCCAAGAAAATCGAGCCTGAGCTGGAGGGCAGCTCTGCCGTGACCTCGCACGATTCCTCCACGAATGGGCTGATCAGCTTCATCAAGCAGCAGCGGGACATCAAAATAGAATAA